In the Mycoplasma zalophi genome, one interval contains:
- a CDS encoding PD-(D/E)XK nuclease family protein: MNKSCKINTNNTLENISEEQQKNCESFLNRRGWLKQGKNNNAKIEGNVILLNKLFLGDWLDQKGNIGHEIIDFLLTDNNEYYVYNNPWGVCPDDIWVEGTKNLRQWKKEKYLAKYLVLTSGLKNNNFNILYVVELEEKIHRFHTVSKKSNNSSDNTEQYHRYENFKCAQKALKQFMQERKIVYNGKYLYEIYKDNDSLYLTFKAKKIYKANEEIPVSNLIYNFQRNKGYLFDDKNKNDYEFVNNLILTSIENKKLIEFNPKTVKEDNIRSLKKQTTFLDLIAFQDNEQAFTNMFYSILSFKDLIKKFCITFQDKKIFDKNSDYEVFKEYVVENGRLDIYARGSKQNIIIENKIRSGLNGINSEDKITQLSTYYKWANKVDSEYEPLFFIIAPNFRILEIKNEIEKLDPKMKNIYKIISYKEIADFIENEYKNQTLDKTYEFYNLIPQIIIAFNNLTHETKEDQYARMFLNNTK; the protein is encoded by the coding sequence ATGAATAAATCTTGTAAAATAAACACTAATAATACACTTGAAAACATAAGTGAAGAACAGCAAAAAAATTGCGAGAGTTTTTTAAACCGAAGGGGATGACTAAAACAAGGTAAAAATAATAATGCAAAAATAGAAGGGAATGTTATTTTACTAAATAAACTATTTCTAGGTGATTGATTAGACCAAAAAGGAAACATAGGACATGAAATAATTGACTTTTTGCTCACAGATAATAATGAATATTATGTATATAACAATCCTTGAGGTGTTTGTCCAGATGACATTTGAGTAGAAGGGACAAAAAATTTAAGACAATGAAAAAAGGAAAAATACTTAGCTAAATATTTAGTTTTAACTAGCGGACTTAAAAATAATAATTTTAACATTCTTTATGTAGTTGAACTAGAAGAAAAAATACACAGATTTCACACAGTATCTAAAAAATCTAATAACTCAAGCGATAATACTGAACAATATCATAGATATGAAAATTTTAAATGCGCTCAAAAAGCATTAAAACAATTTATGCAAGAAAGAAAAATTGTTTATAATGGTAAATATTTATATGAAATTTACAAGGATAATGATTCTTTATATCTTACATTTAAAGCTAAAAAAATATATAAAGCAAATGAGGAAATTCCAGTTTCAAATTTAATATATAATTTTCAAAGAAATAAAGGTTATTTATTTGATGATAAAAATAAAAATGATTATGAGTTTGTAAACAACTTAATTTTAACATCTATTGAAAATAAAAAACTTATTGAATTTAATCCAAAAACTGTAAAAGAAGATAATATAAGGTCCTTAAAAAAGCAAACAACATTTTTAGATTTAATTGCTTTTCAAGATAACGAACAAGCTTTTACAAATATGTTTTATAGTATTTTAAGTTTCAAAGATTTAATTAAAAAGTTTTGTATAACTTTTCAAGATAAAAAAATATTTGATAAAAATAGTGACTATGAAGTATTTAAAGAATATGTAGTAGAAAATGGACGATTAGATATTTATGCAAGAGGTTCTAAACAAAATATAATTATTGAAAATAAAATACGTAGTGGATTAAATGGTATAAATTCTGAAGATAAAATAACTCAATTATCCACCTATTACAAATGAGCAAATAAAGTAGATAGCGAATATGAACCATTATTTTTTATAATTGCACCAAATTTTAGAATTTTAGAAATTAAAAATGAAATTGAAAAATTAGATCCTAAAATGAAAAATATTTATAAAATAATTTCTTACAAAGAAATTGCAGATTTTATCGAAAATGAATATAAAAACCAAACATTAGATAAAACTTATGAATTTTACAATTTAATTCCACAAATAATTATTGCTTTTAATAACTTAACTCACGAAACAAAAGAAGATCAATATGCTAGAATGTTTTTAAACAACACAAAATAA
- the msrB gene encoding peptide-methionine (R)-S-oxide reductase MsrB, with protein MFDKQKRLKELTELQYKVTQESYTEKPFENEYDHHFEKGIYVDIVDKTPLFISTDKYDSGCGWPAFSKPIQNELLVELKDTSHSMIRTEVRSKNANSHLGHVFNDGIKENGGLRYCINSAALDFIPYDKLDEHGLSEYKKLFDRK; from the coding sequence ATGTTTGATAAGCAAAAAAGATTAAAAGAATTAACAGAATTGCAATACAAAGTTACTCAAGAATCTTATACGGAAAAACCTTTTGAAAATGAATATGATCATCATTTTGAAAAAGGTATTTATGTAGATATAGTTGATAAAACACCGTTATTCATTTCAACTGATAAGTATGATTCAGGTTGTGGATGACCTGCTTTTAGTAAACCAATTCAAAATGAATTATTAGTTGAATTAAAAGATACTTCACACAGCATGATAAGAACTGAAGTTAGATCAAAAAATGCCAACTCACATTTAGGTCATGTTTTTAATGACGGAATTAAAGAAAATGGAGGTCTAAGATATTGTATTAATTCGGCTGCATTAGATTTTATTCCTTATGATAAATTAGATGAACACGGTTTATCAGAATATAAAAAACTATTTGATAGGAAATAA
- the lpdA gene encoding dihydrolipoyl dehydrogenase, with translation MSKYNGTIDAEYDLIVIGAGPGGYLAAEEAGKHGLKSLIIEKVYWGGVCLNVGCIPTKALLHASEEFHKVANGSLEALGFSYDKESAKLDWTKLNEQKSKTVNKLTSGVKMLMKGAKVEAIQATAEFLDSHTVKANDKVYRGKYMIYAMGGHSRRLTLPGFEEAYKLGKVVTSTSLINYPTQPETLTIIGGGVIGVEFAQVFANAGTKVTILQNLDRVVAQLDKDVTDELQKHLKSKGVEFVFNTTIKAFENDEVVYEKDGQEFRIKSDVVLASVGRVPNTGFISETGVELGSRGEILVNDMLQTNVENVYAIGDITAQNMLAHVAYKHAIVAVYDILRKENKTERVITYNPTTVPACIYTDPEIANVGMTENKAKELQLPYITAKYNYGFVGKAIAAHKDYGFAKLVINKENGKILGAEIVGANSTDMIAEIALLMDKELTIFDLADTIHPHPTFNEIIWETARQAVHKLGK, from the coding sequence ATGAGTAAATATAATGGAACAATTGATGCTGAATATGACTTAATCGTAATAGGTGCAGGTCCCGGTGGATACTTAGCCGCTGAAGAAGCTGGAAAACATGGACTAAAAAGCTTAATTATTGAAAAAGTATACTGAGGTGGAGTTTGTTTAAATGTTGGATGTATTCCAACTAAAGCTCTTTTACATGCATCAGAAGAATTTCATAAAGTAGCTAACGGAAGTTTAGAAGCATTAGGATTTAGCTATGATAAAGAATCAGCAAAATTAGATTGAACTAAATTAAATGAACAAAAATCAAAAACTGTTAATAAATTAACTAGCGGTGTAAAAATGTTAATGAAAGGGGCAAAAGTTGAAGCTATTCAAGCTACAGCCGAATTCCTAGATAGCCACACTGTAAAAGCAAATGATAAAGTATATAGAGGAAAATACATGATCTATGCTATGGGTGGACACTCAAGAAGATTAACACTACCAGGATTTGAAGAAGCTTATAAATTAGGGAAAGTTGTTACATCAACAAGTTTAATTAATTATCCTACACAACCAGAAACATTAACAATTATTGGCGGTGGAGTTATCGGAGTTGAATTTGCACAAGTATTTGCAAATGCAGGAACAAAAGTTACAATTCTACAAAATTTAGATCGTGTTGTTGCTCAATTAGATAAAGATGTAACAGATGAATTACAAAAACATTTAAAATCAAAAGGTGTTGAATTTGTATTTAATACAACAATAAAAGCATTCGAAAATGATGAAGTTGTTTACGAAAAAGATGGACAAGAATTTAGAATTAAATCTGACGTTGTTTTAGCTTCAGTTGGCCGTGTTCCAAACACAGGATTTATTTCAGAAACAGGAGTTGAACTAGGTTCAAGAGGTGAAATTCTTGTTAACGATATGTTACAAACAAACGTTGAAAATGTTTATGCAATCGGAGATATTACAGCTCAAAACATGTTAGCTCACGTTGCTTACAAACATGCAATAGTTGCTGTATATGATATCTTAAGAAAAGAAAACAAAACAGAAAGAGTTATAACATATAATCCAACTACAGTTCCAGCATGTATTTATACAGACCCTGAAATAGCTAATGTAGGAATGACTGAAAACAAAGCAAAAGAATTACAATTACCATACATCACAGCTAAATATAACTATGGTTTTGTTGGAAAAGCTATTGCTGCACATAAAGACTATGGATTTGCTAAATTAGTTATAAATAAAGAAAATGGAAAAATTTTAGGTGCTGAAATTGTTGGTGCTAACTCAACAGATATGATTGCTGAAATTGCTTTATTAATGGATAAAGAATTAACAATATTTGACTTAGCTGATACAATTCACCCACACCCAACATTTAATGAAATTATTTGAGAAACAGCTCGTCAAGCAGTTCACAAATTAGGAAAATAA
- a CDS encoding FoF1 ATP synthase subunit delta/epsilon: MANLVFLTITTPYGKFLEQETDIITLKTTEGYIGLQANHIEFMGAIVESKLFVNSLQNNQKTYYVNRGIVHSKGNRVDIIVNNISDQPLKEIEFKPSDSTNFSFVEELKIKLSVKS; encoded by the coding sequence ATGGCTAATTTAGTATTTTTAACAATTACGACACCATATGGTAAATTCTTAGAACAAGAAACAGATATAATTACTTTAAAAACCACTGAAGGTTATATAGGTTTACAAGCAAATCACATTGAATTTATGGGCGCTATAGTTGAAAGTAAGCTTTTTGTAAATAGTTTGCAAAATAATCAAAAAACTTATTATGTTAACCGCGGAATAGTACATTCAAAAGGTAATAGAGTTGATATTATAGTAAATAATATTTCAGATCAACCGCTAAAAGAAATTGAATTTAAACCTAGTGATTCTACAAACTTTAGCTTTGTAGAAGAATTAAAAATAAAGCTAAGTGTAAAATCTTAG
- a CDS encoding variable surface lipoprotein has product MKYKKMLSFSLFAVTLASIPFVAISCSTTTYKTQVKERIQKLTDKYKDDKSKSSILNTSVSPLLQKINEISKFKDLTYESYKNIIAMLDALEKSIDSTEVKND; this is encoded by the coding sequence ATGAAATATAAAAAAATGTTAAGCTTTTCACTATTTGCTGTTACTTTAGCTTCAATTCCTTTTGTGGCTATATCATGCAGCACAACAACTTACAAAACCCAGGTAAAAGAAAGAATACAAAAACTTACTGATAAATATAAAGATGATAAATCAAAATCTTCAATATTAAATACTAGTGTAAGCCCTTTGCTTCAAAAAATAAATGAAATCTCAAAATTTAAAGACTTAACCTATGAATCATATAAAAATATAATAGCTATGTTAGATGCTTTGGAAAAAAGTATAGATAGTACCGAGGTTAAGAATGATTAA
- a CDS encoding dUTP diphosphatase — translation MNLQKVFDLQRDLDESFSKNISPNETNLQLKVIIALIVEISEFANEVQEFKYWKVHKNINQAALLEEYADGIHFLSSMCVAHNVDSNIEPIKLYDNFSQQLAEVYKASTILFSELNAKNLKYAYSLYLGLALTIGLSEDEILDSFYKKNEINFQRAKNKY, via the coding sequence ATGAATTTACAAAAAGTTTTTGATTTACAAAGAGATCTAGATGAAAGTTTTTCTAAGAACATTAGTCCTAATGAAACTAATCTACAATTAAAAGTTATTATTGCTTTAATAGTTGAAATTAGTGAATTTGCAAATGAAGTTCAAGAATTTAAATATTGAAAGGTACATAAAAACATTAATCAAGCAGCATTGTTAGAAGAGTATGCAGATGGAATTCACTTTTTAAGTAGCATGTGTGTTGCTCATAATGTCGATTCAAATATAGAACCTATAAAGTTATATGATAATTTTAGTCAACAATTAGCAGAAGTTTATAAAGCATCTACTATATTATTTTCTGAACTAAATGCAAAAAATTTAAAATATGCATATAGCTTATATTTAGGACTAGCACTTACCATTGGATTATCAGAAGATGAGATATTAGATAGTTTTTATAAAAAAAATGAAATTAACTTTCAAAGAGCAAAAAACAAATATTAA
- the atpD gene encoding F0F1 ATP synthase subunit beta translates to MENDNKKHYGKIVQILGPVVDIRFQNNEIPLINNALELYHEGKKYVFEVAQHIGNDTVRAISMDLTFGLKRGMEVLDTGKEIVVPVGKDILSRMFNVLGDPIDDKPFDKTSVTLMPIHAPAPSYEEQKTSVEILETGIKVIDLLMPYAKGGKIGLFGGAGVGKTVLIQELINNIATQHGGISVFAGVGERTREGNDLYHEMQESGVINKTALVFGQMNEPPGARMRIAFTALTMAEYFRDKENQDVLLFIDNIFRFTQAGSEVSALLGRMPSAVGYQPTLATEMGILQERITSTKRGSITSVQAVYIPADDLTDPAPATTFTHLDAKTVLDRNIAALGIYPAIDPLSSGSRLLDPKIIGVEHYNVARGVQNILQRFKELQDIIAILGMDELSEEDKKVVARARRIRNFLSQPFSVAEKFSGYPGKYIKISDTIRSFKDILAGKYDEVPEEAFLYAGTIDDVIARIETNK, encoded by the coding sequence TGTATCATGAAGGAAAAAAATATGTTTTTGAAGTTGCTCAACACATTGGAAATGACACTGTTAGAGCAATTAGCATGGATCTTACTTTTGGTCTAAAAAGAGGGATGGAAGTTCTTGATACAGGTAAAGAAATTGTTGTTCCAGTAGGAAAAGACATCTTATCTAGAATGTTTAATGTTTTAGGTGATCCTATTGATGATAAACCATTTGACAAAACCAGTGTAACATTAATGCCTATTCATGCTCCTGCTCCTTCTTATGAAGAACAAAAAACATCAGTTGAAATTCTTGAAACAGGTATAAAAGTTATTGACTTGTTAATGCCTTATGCAAAAGGTGGAAAAATTGGTTTATTTGGAGGAGCTGGAGTTGGAAAAACAGTTTTAATCCAAGAATTAATCAATAACATTGCAACACAACATGGTGGAATTTCTGTTTTTGCTGGAGTTGGAGAGAGAACAAGAGAAGGAAATGACTTATACCATGAAATGCAAGAAAGTGGTGTTATAAATAAGACTGCATTAGTATTTGGGCAAATGAATGAGCCACCTGGAGCTAGAATGAGAATTGCATTTACTGCTTTAACTATGGCTGAATATTTTAGAGATAAAGAAAATCAAGACGTTTTATTATTTATTGACAATATTTTTAGATTTACACAAGCAGGTTCAGAAGTGTCAGCTCTTTTAGGTAGAATGCCTTCAGCTGTTGGTTATCAACCTACATTAGCAACTGAAATGGGAATACTACAAGAGAGAATAACATCTACAAAAAGAGGTTCTATTACATCAGTTCAAGCTGTTTATATTCCGGCCGATGACTTAACCGACCCAGCTCCTGCAACAACCTTTACTCATCTTGATGCAAAAACCGTTTTAGACCGTAACATTGCAGCATTAGGGATTTATCCAGCTATTGACCCATTATCATCGGGTTCAAGATTACTTGATCCAAAAATAATCGGAGTTGAACATTACAATGTTGCTCGTGGTGTACAAAATATTTTACAAAGATTTAAAGAATTACAAGATATTATCGCTATTTTAGGTATGGACGAATTATCAGAAGAAGATAAAAAAGTGGTTGCTAGAGCAAGAAGAATAAGAAACTTTTTATCACAACCTTTTTCAGTTGCTGAAAAATTCTCAGGATACCCTGGTAAATACATTAAAATAAGTGATACTATTCGTTCATTTAAAGATATACTTGCCGGAAAATATGATGAAGTTCCTGAAGAAGCATTTTTATATGCAGGAACAATTGATGATGTTATAGCAAGAATAGAAACTAATAAGTAA
- a CDS encoding C1 family peptidase, with product MKKAMKILLLCAFIPTTLISTFSSLSLSTDPKTNNSVDLIKQQKFDWRQINQDILPPVRYQRLDICWAYSAIGVSEINVLKNGLYASPSTLDLSEKGIAFLTRNRNFNSDPLENTKFDTMENKTHWASGGYAISAGYMLMQWNSLMNETSDFKKNNFDVPFRLEELIKINSHDREAIKKYVVENGAVGFGFSAGYAGTYYNSNTYQGPKYGHAATIIGWDDSIPKENFGAGTTQNGGWIVKNSWGDHILEKGYMYISYDAPIGDIFSLNYASKNKYDNNYYYDGYLRDNINLKETKAISSFEAKAETSDYEEYLKAVNVGFEGKNADVTVNVYLNDDKSEINPREYSNNNAQLVSTATKHFEDGGLRLIELPEQIRLKKGQYFSIEASVQNADNTARLIFSDEGKSTLDLSYVRQNSKWVSSQKKFGGVARIKAFTKQIYNNQKEKIKENDLSFANISLNNGIHRLGTYNDIKPSVYINDNLLEESKDYELKYTEILDTDKRFYSDDANVGYGIIEINGLGKYKNTKNKVFYTTIVGLYPPVNNQVYTQQNYDTKNFTIKVRRDVKNTDEVNFGKGWVVSRSHNLDKNETIVQLNYQGDDSDYYRRSSAYVKIVKDDNVQPEENQHQNLEINTNTNTTDETTEDKSSNSKDNLVDNQNSGSEKTNTENTKDQDNISLNTDNGNKNESEETKKDINSSPSQSQDTNTNKKTKNTQENPNANSSSSNTTEPKTQPNSPNNISKESPKNTDTNTKSTKPINNKNQSVNNNTQNINTIKKTKANMYYLLLLIPAISAIATTVAIYFRKKAKK from the coding sequence ATGAAAAAAGCTATGAAAATTTTATTATTATGTGCTTTCATACCTACAACATTAATAAGTACTTTTAGTAGTTTAAGTTTAAGCACTGATCCTAAAACAAACAACAGTGTTGATTTAATTAAACAACAAAAATTTGATTGAAGACAGATAAATCAAGATATTTTGCCGCCGGTAAGATATCAGAGATTAGATATTTGTTGAGCCTATTCAGCAATTGGTGTTTCAGAAATAAATGTTTTAAAAAATGGATTATACGCATCACCTTCAACATTAGATTTATCGGAAAAAGGTATTGCTTTTTTAACAAGAAATCGTAACTTTAATTCTGATCCATTAGAAAATACAAAATTTGACACAATGGAAAATAAGACACATTGAGCTTCTGGTGGATATGCAATAAGTGCTGGTTACATGTTAATGCAATGAAATTCTTTAATGAATGAAACTTCAGACTTTAAAAAAAATAATTTTGATGTTCCATTTCGTCTAGAAGAATTAATAAAAATAAATAGCCATGATAGAGAAGCTATCAAAAAATACGTAGTAGAAAATGGAGCAGTGGGTTTTGGATTTTCAGCAGGGTATGCTGGAACTTATTATAATTCTAATACTTACCAAGGACCAAAATATGGTCATGCAGCAACGATTATAGGTTGAGATGACTCAATACCAAAAGAAAATTTTGGAGCAGGAACAACGCAAAATGGAGGGTGAATAGTTAAAAATAGTTGAGGGGATCATATTTTAGAAAAAGGTTATATGTATATTTCATATGATGCACCAATTGGGGATATATTTTCATTAAATTATGCAAGTAAAAATAAATATGATAATAATTATTATTATGATGGCTATCTTAGAGATAATATAAATTTAAAAGAAACTAAAGCTATATCTTCATTTGAAGCAAAAGCCGAAACATCAGATTATGAAGAATATTTAAAAGCAGTTAATGTTGGTTTTGAAGGTAAAAATGCTGACGTCACTGTAAATGTTTATTTAAATGATGATAAATCAGAAATTAATCCTCGAGAATATTCAAATAACAATGCACAATTAGTTTCTACTGCAACTAAACATTTTGAAGACGGTGGATTGAGGTTGATAGAGTTACCAGAACAAATTAGACTTAAAAAAGGTCAATATTTTTCAATTGAAGCCAGCGTTCAAAATGCAGATAATACCGCAAGATTAATTTTTTCTGATGAGGGAAAATCAACATTGGATTTATCATACGTTAGACAAAATTCAAAATGAGTAAGCAGTCAAAAGAAATTTGGTGGTGTTGCAAGAATTAAAGCTTTTACAAAACAAATTTATAATAATCAAAAAGAAAAAATAAAAGAAAATGATCTTTCTTTTGCAAATATTTCTCTTAATAATGGTATTCATAGATTAGGGACATACAATGACATAAAACCATCTGTATATATTAATGATAATTTATTAGAAGAATCAAAAGATTATGAATTAAAATACACTGAAATTTTAGATACAGATAAAAGATTTTATTCAGATGACGCTAATGTGGGATATGGAATAATAGAAATAAATGGTTTGGGTAAATATAAAAATACTAAAAATAAAGTTTTTTATACTACCATAGTTGGATTATATCCTCCAGTAAATAATCAAGTTTATACTCAACAAAATTATGATACTAAAAACTTTACAATTAAAGTTCGTAGAGATGTTAAGAATACAGATGAAGTTAATTTTGGTAAAGGTTGAGTTGTTAGTAGAAGTCACAATTTAGATAAAAATGAAACTATAGTTCAATTAAATTATCAAGGAGATGACTCAGATTATTATCGTAGAAGTTCAGCATATGTAAAAATTGTAAAAGATGATAATGTTCAACCAGAAGAAAATCAACATCAAAATTTAGAAATTAATACAAATACTAACACAACAGATGAAACAACTGAAGATAAAAGTTCTAATTCAAAAGATAATTTAGTAGATAATCAAAATAGTGGTTCAGAAAAAACTAACACTGAAAATACAAAAGATCAAGACAATATTTCTTTAAACACTGATAATGGAAATAAAAATGAATCTGAAGAAACTAAAAAAGATATTAATAGCTCACCTAGTCAAAGTCAAGATACTAACACAAACAAAAAGACAAAAAATACACAAGAAAACCCAAATGCTAACAGTAGTTCTTCTAATACTACTGAACCAAAAACACAACCAAATTCACCAAACAATATTTCTAAAGAATCACCAAAAAATACTGATACAAATACTAAATCAACAAAACCTATAAACAACAAAAACCAGTCAGTAAATAATAATACACAAAACATAAATACTATTAAAAAAACAAAAGCAAATATGTATTATCTTTTATTATTAATACCAGCAATTTCAGCAATTGCAACAACTGTAGCAATTTACTTTAGAAAAAAAGCTAAAAAATAA